In the Afipia sp. GAS231 genome, TCGAGCGCTGCCGAGATCTCCAGGATCATGGTCGTGTATTGCGCCGAGGTGAGTTGATACTCCTCGTCGTGCCAACCTGACGGCGGCGACGATTTGCCGTGCCAGGGCATGTCGAAGGCGATGACGCGATGGTTCGCGGTCACGCGCGCGTCGTTCATCAGGCCGCGATACTGCCGTCCGTCGCTTCCGGCGGTATGTAGGCACAGCAGCGGCGTGCCCTCGCCCGCCTCCTCGACATAGACGCGGTGTGGCCGGCCGAACAATTCCACATGCATGTAGCGGCCGGTGATCGGCTCGAACCGCGCCTTCATGCCACCGCTCCCTGCGCGCGCAGCTTGGCGAGCGCTTCCTTGAAGTAGCGCAGATGGGACATGAAGACCTGCAGATTGCCTTCGGCTTTCAGAACCCGCCGCTTGATCAGTGCCAGCAGGTCGTTGGAGCCTGGCGGCGGCCGCACGCTCCAGAACTTTTGCCATTCATCTTCGGGGGCCCGCAGCGCAAAGGACGACGAAGGCATCACGAACGGGCCCCGCGTCACCGACACGATACGGCCCTCGAAGATCGCGATCAGCCAGCACGTCTGGCCGACCTCCAGCAGAAACGTGGTCGTCAGGTAGCGTCCGCGCCGGACCAGCCCCGCATCGCCATTGACCCGCTCAGGCAGCGTCTCGATCATTTGGTCCCCCCTCGCATAGGTCGGGCCGCTAACGCGGCCCGTTCCTCTTGATTGACCTGCATGATGGGTGGAACGGGCGCGGCGTCAATCGCCCGCGCTTCTATTCTTGACGCGTTTTCTACCGCAGATAAGTCTACGCAATCTGCGCAAGCTTGATTGCTACGCGAACCGGCATCCACTTCGCTCGAAAACGCTACTCAAAGCCAGGCGCATACCAGCGCCACGTTGGCCGCGCAGGCGGCCAAGAGCGCGACGGTGAGCGTGAGTTGGACGCGCTCGCAGGGGGTCTGCAGGATCGTTCTCATGGCCGGAAACATCCGGCGATTCTGGCCTGGGAGTCTCGGGGATTCTTTTTTGCCGGATTCACCCCTCGTTAAGGACTCAGGAACACCCAAGAATCGGGCCGAAACGGGCAAATTCGGCCGTTAGATCGCCGACATACCTGCCCAGCCCGAAACCTGGTTACGAAACCCGGGCACGGCCTGCGCGTTGACGGTTTTACCGGAGCCAACCATGCCCTACGCCCTGTTCTGTCACGACGCCAAGCTGAGCAAGGCCTACCCGACCGAGGCCGACGTCTGGAAGGTGGCCCAGAGCAGCGGCCTCGTGGTCGACGCCATCTCCGAGGAGGAGAAAGCCGCGCCGCGTCCGGTGCTGGACAATGATTATGAGATTCGGCCGTGCCAGCCCGACCCGCAGGAAGACCCCGCCAAAAACAAAGCCGAAGCCGAACGCGATGCCCGGCTGGAGCCGTTGCGGGGTTCGTGAGGGGCATTCGGCCGGTCATCATCCACAAGATCGGACGATCCGGTACTCCGTGGCGCGCATCGCCTGACGGCAACCCGCGGCATGCGCAAAGCCCGCTTTCACGAGCATGACGGAAAAGATGGAAAGTGCGCTTTACGGCGTCGCCGTTACCAGCGAGGCCTGTTCCGAAGCCAGCGAGACGCAAGCCTTGCGCCGGTGCAGTCCCCTGATCGCGCCGGTGACCTTCAGCACCTTGCCTGCCGGACACGAGGTGTCCTGCACAAAGGCGATTTCATAGGGTGCCATGATCAACGGTTCGGATTTCAGGACTGTCTGTGCAACACAGGGCAACGCTGCCGCGGAAAAAATCAGCCCTAACGCAAAAGCACGCATGTTCGTTGTCCAACCAGCCGGCCGAACCATAATAACTCAACATGACGGAAAAGTTTCGTGCGCTGCAAAAATTATTTTTGGCAACAGAAAAATGCGAAGCCCGCGCCTTGAAGACCCGCCTTGGCGCCCGTCCGTCAACAAAAAGGCCGGCGTGAAGCCGGCCTTTTCGCGTCTGATGTCAGGCGGCGATCAATACTTGGCGGCGACCGGGCCACCCCAGCCAAACCGGTAGTTCACGCCGACCTTGACGGTGTGTTCGTCGTTCCGGAACGACCTGCCGGCGATGTCGGCCGGGCCGGTCGCGAAGGTGGTGTTGCCGAAATTGTAATACTGGTACTCGGCCTTGGCCGACCAGTTCGGGGCGAACATGTATTCGAGGCCGCCGCCGACGGTGTAGCCGTCCTTGTGGCTGCCATTGGTGGTGAAGCCCTGCGGCACACCGGCCGCCGTTACGCCGATATTGTTGCCGTCACGCCAGGCGTAACCGCCCTTGGCGTACAGCAGCGTCGGACCCCAGGTGTAGCCGACCCGGCCGGTCACCGAGCCGAGCTGGTTGGTATTGGAGGTCACCAGCGTCCCGCCCGGGAACAGCACGCCGTTATTGTTGCTGTTGGGCAGCCAGCTGTACTGGGCCTCGACACCCATCACCCAGTTGGGCGCGAACTGATAGTCGAAGCCGGCCTGCACGCCGCCAAGGAAGCGGGCGTCGCTGCCCTGCAGGCCGTTATTGCCTGCAAAGGCGCCGCCGAGATGGCCGCCGATGTAGAACCCGGTCCAGTTATAGACCACCGCCGGCGCGGTATAGACCGGCGCCTTGGAATAGGTGCGGGCCGGCATGTCAGCCGCGAAAGCAGGAGCCGCAAAAGCGGCCAGCGCGACAGTGCCAAGCAGAAACTTTTTCATCTTCGATCCCCGTTACTTACGTTGCGATATCAAACCAAACAACGTGACCTCATTTAGGTTGCTTTGGGGCAAAGCCGGTAGCAGCGATGGCGCTCAACTGTGACGGCGCGGCAACAAAGCGCTTTAGTTCCTTCGCATGTAAGGTTTTTTCCTGCGTTAATCAGGTGGTATCCCGCTTTGTTGATGTCGAAAACAACTAAGGCAAGGTTCAAGGCTCCCTGAAAAGTGATCGGATTTTGTTCACCTTTTCAGCCCCGGCAGCCGCTCGGGGGACCTGTCCGGAACCGCCTGCGGTGCGCCGCCGAACGCCCTATCGCGTCATCTTTTCCATGTCGGGAAATGGCGCATAGACCGCGCCGGCGCAGGGCTCGCTGGCGTTTTCGACCAGCCGGTCGAGCCGGCCATCGACAAAGAGAATCCCGCGCTCACGCGGCTCGCGGTAGCTGCCGTCGGATTCGCGCGGGCTAAAGCGCAGGCAGGTGACATAGCGCAGCCGCCCGCCGACGACGCGCTGGACCGGCTCGGCCATCGCGGCCTCATGCACGCCGGCCGGATTGTTGAGGTAGCTCTTCATGAACGCCAGCACTTCGGTGCGGTAATTGTTCGGAAACGGCTGGTTGGCGACGCCGCGGTCGTCGGTATAGGTGATCGGCCTGCCCTCGTCGCCGCCGGCACAGGCCGAAAGCGCGATCGGCAGCACCAGGATCGCCGCAAATTTTGCTGATGTCCCCAAGCGAAACTCTTCTATCCGGTCCTGATCCGGTCTTGGGGCACTCTTAGACCGCCCGGCGGCGAATTGGAATTCGCATCTCGGTTATCGAAAAACACCAGCCCAAAGCACCAGCCCACTTGCCATGGGGGCATGGCGCGTGGGCTGGGCCGGATATCCGCGGGCGCGGCGGGGCAATGGGGGCGATCGAGACGCGCCGGCGGATCAGTTTTATCAGCTAGTTTCAGCCGCGCTTGGGCGCCGGCGTCACGTGCTTGACCGCAAGTTTCGGCGCGGCGTGGGTCTTCAGCGCGCCCATGTGCTTGTGGTGGCGATGATGGCGAACGTGATGGCGGCCCATGTGGGCATTGGCGTTCAGGAACTTCGACTTCGCCGTATCTGCCTTGATCACCGGCGCCTGCACGCTCTTGGTCACCGGAGCTTTGATGGCGGTGTTCTGGGTCGCCTTGCCGGGGGCAGCGGCAAGCACGGGCGCGGCGAGAACGGAAACGGCAACAAGCGCTGCGGAAATGGTCTTGAACATGGTTGTCTCCTCTTTCAGGGGATCGCTGGCATCTCCGGCCGGATGACCGGGCTCGCTGATCATGGAGACGACCTTAACGACCACGCGCTGAACCCCTCCTGAAGCGCGATGACGGACTTCGTTCATCTGCATGACATCTTGGTCATGTTGCGGGTTTCGCAGTCCATCGTCCGCTCACGCAAATTTTGCGCAAATCAGGGCTGACAACCGGGAATGTTCCGAGCCTCCGGGGGTTCAATTCACCAGGCTTCGGTGTAGGATTGCCAAACCGGCCATCAGGAGAGATGCATGAATAAACTTGCCATCAGGCTTTTGACGCTCGCCATGTTGTCGCTGACGCTCGCGGCAGCGCCCATCGTCACCGTTGTCTACGCCGCCCCGGACAACGATCCGCCGCCGCCGGACAAGGGCAAGAAGAAGAAATCCTCTGAAGCGCGCCCGGGCATCGAGCAGACCGCCTTCGCCGACGGCTATCGCGCCGCCTATGCCACCATCTACGATCGCCACGACTACGCCGCGGCAATCCCGCAGCTCAAGGCACTCGGCCGTGACGACAGCGCCGCCGTCGCCAACCTGATCGGCTACTCCTACCGCAAGCTCGGCGACTACAAGGTGTCGCAGATCTGGTACGAGCGCGCGCTCAAGGCCGATCCCAACCACGTCAAGACCTGGCAGTATTACGGCCTGTGGCAAGTCGAACAGGGCAACCGCGACCAGGCGCAATACCACCTGAACAAGATCGCCCAGCTTACCGGTACGACTAGCGAAGAATACCGCTCGCTCGCCGAAGCGATGGAAAAGCCGCCGGGCACCGGACTGGTTTACTGATACTCGTGTCATTGCGAGCGGAGCGAAGCAATCCAGAGCGACGAAAAAAGTCTGGATTGCTTCGTCGCTTACGCTCCCTTGCACAAACGCTTCGCGTTTGTCGCAGGCAATGACGAACAAAAAAACGCCGGCGCAGCAACTAGCTGCGCCGGCTTTTTGTTGTTCATAGCGTTTTCAAGCGAAGTGGGTACCGGTTCGCGTAAAGAAAACGCGTCAAAAATGATTCTACTTCATCAGCGTCTGAACTTCCGCGCGAAACGCCTGGCGGGCCGAGTCGCGCGAATAGAACATGTGCCCGCCGGGATAGACCACGAGCTTGACCCGGTTTGGGGTGGCATAGGCCGGCAACTGGTCGAGCTGAACCTTCGAGGCGAAATAGGGCGTCGCCAGATCGAACATCCCGTGCCCGACCAGCAATTTGAGTTTGGGATCGAACGCGAGGATCTGCCGGAGCTGCCGCACCGACTCGGCCGGATTTTGGCCACGGCCGAAATCCCAGGCCTTGTTCACGCTGTCGCTCAGCAAGTGGTACGAACCGTCTGGCCGCCAATTCAATTTTCGCGCGGTGAGATCGACCGCGGCGCTGGTCAGAGGCGCCAACAGCGGATCGCCGGAGGGATCGCCGAACAGATAGTAGCTGGAATCCGGATAGGGATCGAACCCCGAAACCGAGGCGTCGTAACGCCCGGTCACCCGGCCGTTGCGGCGATCGAACTCGCGGCGGAATTCGCCGATGTCGAAACGACCGGCAAGCCGGCGGCTCACCACCTGATCGATGCCGGTCAGTTGCGCCACCTTGTCGGATAGCCGCGTCGTGGCCTCCTTGTCGGCCTGCCCTTTGATCAAGTCGGTCAGGAATTCACCCTGCGCGTAGCGCTCGACCTCGGCGAGATCGGCGCGCGTCAGCGGTCCCTTCCCTGTCTCTCTGGCCTCGCGCGCCACCGCAGCCATGGTCGGCAGGCTGTAGACAAATTGCAGCAGGCTGGAGCCGGAATAATCGCGGAAGTCGAGCACAGGCGAAACCAGGATCAGCCCGCGTACGCCTACGCCCTGCTGGGTCTGTAGTTCGCGCACCACCTTGGGTCCGCGAATGCCGCCATAGCTTTCGCCGGCGACGTATTTCGGCGACAGCAGGCGATCGGACTTTTCCAGCCAGCGCCGGATCACCAGCGCGATCGAACTGACGTCGCCGTCGACCGAGAAGAACCGCTTGCGCACGTCGTCGCCGGACGCCACGAAGCGGCTGTAGCCGGTCCCGACCGGATCGATGAAGACGAGATCGGTAAAGTCGAGCCAGGTTTCGGCATTGGGCAACAGGTCGGGCGAA is a window encoding:
- a CDS encoding glucose transporter gives rise to the protein MRTILQTPCERVQLTLTVALLAACAANVALVCAWL
- a CDS encoding DUF6719 family protein — translated: MRAFALGLIFSAAALPCVAQTVLKSEPLIMAPYEIAFVQDTSCPAGKVLKVTGAIRGLHRRKACVSLASEQASLVTATP
- a CDS encoding outer membrane protein, with product MKKFLLGTVALAAFAAPAFAADMPARTYSKAPVYTAPAVVYNWTGFYIGGHLGGAFAGNNGLQGSDARFLGGVQAGFDYQFAPNWVMGVEAQYSWLPNSNNNGVLFPGGTLVTSNTNQLGSVTGRVGYTWGPTLLYAKGGYAWRDGNNIGVTAAGVPQGFTTNGSHKDGYTVGGGLEYMFAPNWSAKAEYQYYNFGNTTFATGPADIAGRSFRNDEHTVKVGVNYRFGWGGPVAAKY
- a CDS encoding His-rich protein BRANT, which produces MFKTISAALVAVSVLAAPVLAAAPGKATQNTAIKAPVTKSVQAPVIKADTAKSKFLNANAHMGRHHVRHHRHHKHMGALKTHAAPKLAVKHVTPAPKRG
- a CDS encoding lipopolysaccharide assembly protein LapB encodes the protein MNKLAIRLLTLAMLSLTLAAAPIVTVVYAAPDNDPPPPDKGKKKKSSEARPGIEQTAFADGYRAAYATIYDRHDYAAAIPQLKALGRDDSAAVANLIGYSYRKLGDYKVSQIWYERALKADPNHVKTWQYYGLWQVEQGNRDQAQYHLNKIAQLTGTTSEEYRSLAEAMEKPPGTGLVY
- a CDS encoding S10 family peptidase — encoded protein: MGIGPAMKRHARMMMALLAVSITTAAWNDAWADDETPPPSQQQPAATTSAPPPEGQKGGARRGGDGPNANAPAAAEQHRLPPDSTTKQTLALPGRTLNFTATAGSIRIFDDKGEPQADIAYTSYQLDGADRASRPVTFLFNGGPGASSAWLQLGDAGPWRLSISGDGAVASASPDLLPNAETWLDFTDLVFIDPVGTGYSRFVASGDDVRKRFFSVDGDVSSIALVIRRWLEKSDRLLSPKYVAGESYGGIRGPKVVRELQTQQGVGVRGLILVSPVLDFRDYSGSSLLQFVYSLPTMAAVAREARETGKGPLTRADLAEVERYAQGEFLTDLIKGQADKEATTRLSDKVAQLTGIDQVVSRRLAGRFDIGEFRREFDRRNGRVTGRYDASVSGFDPYPDSSYYLFGDPSGDPLLAPLTSAAVDLTARKLNWRPDGSYHLLSDSVNKAWDFGRGQNPAESVRQLRQILAFDPKLKLLVGHGMFDLATPYFASKVQLDQLPAYATPNRVKLVVYPGGHMFYSRDSARQAFRAEVQTLMK